The Petrocella atlantisensis genome has a window encoding:
- a CDS encoding LacI family DNA-binding transcriptional regulator, which translates to MITIYDIAKNVGCSSATVSKALNNYPDVNAMTRKKILDMAESMGYSPNSQAQALTKNKTWNIGVLFETESEIRNGFTHYFFSQILESFKKYTEELGYDLTFVSQKIGENKVSFLQHVRRRRCDGVIIANYDYNDQNVIELIHSKIPVVVIDFDNDTVSSIFSENYEGLKLLTQHLIDLNHRDIVYIHGQRNYVTGERIRGFEDTMNANNCKITEEHLVESAYYDRENIADKTRMVLGREKRPTAIIFSDDYAAVLGIKVIQELGLKVPEDISVVGFDGLELGQMITPHLTTIVQDTRMIGELAAKRLTEIIETKNRTKIDISVGVKLLEGASCKQVKLI; encoded by the coding sequence ATGATTACCATTTATGATATAGCAAAAAATGTCGGTTGCTCAAGCGCAACAGTATCAAAAGCACTTAATAATTATCCGGATGTTAATGCCATGACGCGGAAAAAGATATTGGATATGGCAGAAAGCATGGGGTATTCACCAAATTCACAGGCACAAGCATTAACAAAGAACAAGACTTGGAATATTGGTGTCCTTTTTGAAACGGAGAGTGAGATTCGTAATGGTTTTACCCACTACTTTTTCTCACAGATTCTTGAGAGCTTTAAGAAATATACTGAAGAACTAGGTTATGATTTAACCTTTGTATCCCAAAAAATAGGTGAGAATAAGGTGTCTTTCCTTCAACATGTAAGGCGACGCCGATGCGATGGTGTTATTATTGCTAACTATGACTATAATGATCAAAATGTCATTGAGTTGATTCATAGCAAGATACCTGTTGTGGTCATTGATTTTGATAACGATACAGTGAGTTCTATTTTTTCTGAAAACTATGAAGGCTTAAAACTGCTGACGCAGCACCTTATTGATTTAAACCATCGAGACATTGTCTATATTCACGGACAACGCAATTATGTCACCGGTGAACGTATTCGCGGTTTTGAAGATACTATGAATGCCAACAACTGCAAAATAACGGAAGAACATCTGGTAGAAAGTGCTTATTACGACCGTGAAAATATTGCCGATAAGACACGCATGGTCTTAGGGAGAGAGAAACGACCCACGGCTATTATTTTTTCCGATGATTATGCAGCAGTTTTAGGAATCAAAGTGATTCAAGAGTTAGGTCTTAAAGTACCGGAGGATATATCGGTTGTTGGTTTTGACGGTTTGGAACTTGGACAAATGATTACCCCCCATTTAACGACGATTGTACAAGACACGAGGATGATTGGTGAGCTGGCTGCTAAGCGTTTGACTGAAATTATTGAAACCAAGAATCGAACGAAAATAGACATAAGTGTGGGCGTGAAATTGTTAGAAGGTGCATCCTGTAAGCAAGTGAAACTTATATGA
- a CDS encoding phospho-sugar mutase, producing MTYMDLYESWLESDYFDEVTKEELRQIKGDDKEIQDRFYRELEFGTGGLRGVLGAGTNRMNIYTVRKATQGLANYINMKKANEENSVAIAYDSRRMSPEFADEAALVLAANGIKGYVFESLRPVAYLSYAVRELGCTAGIVVTASHNPPEYNGYKAYWSDGAQVAEPIDGEIIEQVNLVEGYEAVKIMDKDMAMAKGLYEIIDKALDDRYIETLKKLIIDPKVIKEEADDFTLVYTPLHGSGNIPVRRILKEIGFEKVLIVKEQEEPDGSFPTVDYPNPEDPKAFELALNLARENKADVVMATDPDADRLGVFAKTKEGDYKALNGNNIGMILMSYILGRKAELGLLPENSAVVTTIVSTYMARAIADNYGVTLFETLTGFKYIGEKIKEFEADGSYDYQFGFEESYGYLVGTHSRDKDAIVAVMCVAEAAAYYKSKGKTLYEALIDLYEKYGYYKETLQAITLKGIEGIEKIQNILTSLRENPPKVLGGIKVVRARDYNEDTIKDLVTDEVTATGLPSSNVLYYDLEDGSWFCVRPSGTEPKVKFYFGVKGNTQAEADALALKLEKAVMGLVDEILK from the coding sequence ATGACGTACATGGATTTATATGAATCATGGCTCGAGAGCGATTATTTTGATGAGGTAACTAAGGAAGAACTAAGGCAAATAAAAGGTGATGACAAAGAGATACAAGACCGATTTTATAGGGAACTGGAATTTGGTACAGGCGGCTTAAGAGGTGTTTTAGGTGCAGGTACCAACCGAATGAATATCTATACAGTTAGAAAAGCCACCCAAGGACTGGCCAATTATATTAATATGAAGAAGGCCAATGAAGAAAATAGCGTTGCTATTGCATATGACTCAAGACGCATGTCACCTGAGTTTGCGGATGAAGCAGCATTGGTACTAGCAGCAAACGGTATTAAGGGGTATGTTTTTGAGTCACTAAGACCGGTAGCATACTTGTCCTACGCTGTTAGGGAACTTGGTTGTACAGCTGGAATCGTTGTTACAGCCAGTCATAATCCACCTGAGTATAACGGATATAAAGCCTATTGGTCAGATGGTGCACAAGTAGCTGAGCCAATAGACGGAGAAATCATAGAGCAAGTGAATCTTGTAGAAGGTTATGAAGCTGTAAAAATCATGGATAAAGATATGGCCATGGCAAAAGGTCTATATGAAATAATCGATAAAGCTCTAGATGACAGGTATATTGAAACCTTGAAAAAACTTATTATCGATCCGAAGGTCATAAAAGAGGAAGCCGACGATTTTACTTTGGTATACACACCACTTCATGGCTCAGGTAATATTCCGGTTCGACGTATTCTAAAGGAAATTGGTTTTGAAAAAGTCCTGATTGTTAAAGAACAAGAGGAACCGGATGGTAGTTTTCCAACCGTAGATTATCCAAATCCAGAAGATCCAAAGGCTTTTGAGCTAGCGCTCAATCTTGCAAGAGAGAATAAGGCAGATGTGGTTATGGCGACAGATCCTGATGCCGATCGTTTAGGTGTATTTGCAAAAACAAAAGAAGGTGACTATAAGGCGCTAAATGGCAATAATATTGGTATGATTCTGATGTCTTATATCTTGGGCCGCAAAGCTGAACTGGGGCTATTGCCGGAAAATAGTGCTGTTGTTACTACGATTGTTTCGACCTATATGGCTAGAGCTATTGCAGACAATTATGGTGTTACATTGTTTGAGACTTTAACCGGTTTTAAATATATTGGAGAAAAGATTAAGGAATTTGAAGCCGATGGTAGTTATGATTATCAGTTTGGCTTTGAAGAAAGCTACGGATATCTAGTAGGCACTCATTCAAGAGATAAGGATGCTATTGTTGCGGTCATGTGTGTGGCTGAAGCTGCAGCTTATTATAAATCAAAAGGTAAGACTTTATATGAAGCGCTTATAGATTTATATGAGAAATACGGTTATTATAAAGAAACCCTTCAGGCGATTACTTTGAAGGGTATTGAAGGCATAGAGAAAATCCAAAACATTCTAACTTCATTACGCGAGAATCCACCCAAGGTTTTAGGTGGTATAAAAGTGGTGCGTGCTAGGGATTACAATGAAGATACGATTAAGGATCTAGTGACGGATGAAGTAACAGCTACAGGTTTACCATCTTCGAATGTTTTATACTATGACTTGGAAGATGGATCATGGTTCTGTGTCAGACCTTCCGGTACGGAGCCAAAGGTGAAGTTCTACTTTGGTGTTAAAGGGAATACGCAAGCGGAAGCTGATGCTTTGGCACTGAAGCTTGAGAAGGCTGTAATGGGCTTGGTGGATGAGATTTTGAAGTAG
- a CDS encoding PEGA domain-containing protein gives MTERKRSTEKKKNVDIVSRMTVIGIVAVVILIVGVTVLALILGGKDKKQDKPEEVETPTEIEEEASSGQFERAIAVVKYVDSESGKLMVYDIEALKMITLAMDSSIDIKNEYGTDIALSQISMGDMIETKYDIKTLKPENVRITAITWQRRDVSNMVVDEESRTIRIGNEVYTYTEELVTSKDGSPFAITELSPADEAIVKGYKDHVWSIIMVNGHGTITLVNHESFIGGQIEIGRKISKLVEAEMNMPISAGVYDVIVSKDNMSPFVSQVMVEEGQIVTLDLSTAQPKVGTVEFVLSQEDVKLYIDDVLLQSNEPSMLSFGNYRIRAEKENFETWEGDLILNQAYLRFKIDLEGKANFLFIQEPAGAEVYLDAAFIGVIPTSTPYTPGDHTITLRRTGYVTASFSFSWEDDGKDKNLVLPELVPLEPSEPGNE, from the coding sequence ATGACAGAACGAAAAAGATCGACTGAGAAGAAGAAAAATGTGGACATTGTATCAAGAATGACAGTGATAGGTATCGTAGCAGTCGTCATATTAATCGTCGGGGTAACCGTGTTGGCGCTTATTTTGGGTGGTAAGGACAAAAAACAAGATAAACCGGAGGAAGTAGAAACACCAACAGAAATTGAAGAAGAAGCCTCAAGCGGTCAATTTGAAAGAGCCATTGCAGTTGTTAAATATGTAGATAGTGAATCAGGTAAGCTTATGGTCTATGATATTGAAGCATTAAAAATGATTACATTAGCGATGGATAGTTCAATTGATATAAAAAATGAGTATGGAACAGACATTGCACTTAGCCAAATCAGTATGGGTGATATGATTGAAACTAAGTATGATATAAAAACCTTAAAACCGGAAAACGTAAGAATTACCGCGATTACATGGCAGAGACGAGATGTAAGCAATATGGTGGTGGATGAAGAAAGTCGTACCATAAGGATTGGTAACGAGGTATATACCTATACTGAGGAGCTGGTGACTTCTAAGGATGGCTCTCCTTTTGCAATCACCGAGCTTAGTCCTGCAGATGAGGCCATTGTTAAGGGGTACAAAGATCACGTATGGAGCATTATCATGGTTAACGGCCATGGTACAATTACTTTGGTTAACCATGAAAGCTTTATCGGGGGTCAGATTGAGATCGGACGAAAAATAAGTAAATTGGTTGAAGCAGAAATGAATATGCCCATCAGTGCTGGTGTTTATGATGTTATTGTCTCAAAGGATAATATGTCACCGTTTGTAAGCCAAGTTATGGTAGAAGAGGGACAAATTGTAACCCTTGATTTGAGCACAGCACAGCCGAAGGTTGGAACAGTCGAGTTTGTATTGTCACAAGAAGATGTGAAGCTCTATATTGATGATGTACTTTTACAGTCCAATGAACCAAGTATGCTAAGTTTTGGTAATTATAGAATTCGAGCAGAGAAAGAGAATTTTGAGACTTGGGAAGGTGATTTAATACTAAACCAAGCATATCTCAGATTCAAGATTGATCTTGAGGGGAAAGCTAACTTTCTTTTCATACAAGAACCGGCAGGTGCTGAAGTCTATTTGGATGCTGCTTTTATAGGGGTCATTCCAACTTCGACACCCTATACACCGGGCGACCATACCATAACATTACGACGAACAGGTTATGTGACAGCTAGCTTTTCATTTTCTTGGGAGGATGACGGTAAAGACAAGAATCTTGTATTACCAGAATTAGTACCTTTAGAACCTAGCGAACCAGGCAACGAATAA